The nucleotide sequence ATATCAGAATGGGCAATGTCTTCACCTCTTACTATTTTCATTATTAGACATTATAGTTCCAGCTGAAAGATTTCCACTACAAACAAGAACTACGACCAGCAGAACTCTAATCCCAAGTTTCCAACAGACATACCCCTAATTATTTCCCCCAGTAAATGGCCTGTTTGGCAATCCACTTTGGGAGTCTTACATTGGATGCAATCCACTATAATATCTGGCAAATGGTGCAAGCCATGACCCACTAGGCCACCACCACTTGACAGCTACCAAACTCTCAATTTCAAGAAGATTCTGCTTTTAGTGGATTTTTACCCAGAACATAAGATTCCAAGGCTACCCTAACATCACAAATGCACTATATGTGATTTAACAGAAAGGACTGCATCAACTTTATCGATACAAAATGGCTGACATGTGTTGAGGTCCAGACTCCCAGcatcatatattaatatgatCACTTGTTTGATCTCCCTAAATCTCTCCTTAATGGAATATCTTTTGTGCCTACCCTTTTTCCAAGCATACCTTTCCGTGTAACCTTAGGCACCAGAGACTAGTCAAAACTTAAGAAAACAGATTGCTCTGGAAATCTCTAAAGCTGTATTGCATACCCAAGTGGGTTTGACCATTTGCCCCACAAGCGTGGTAACCAGCCAATTAGCCGGATAAGACATTTTTCAGACCCTAGTAAGATAGGACTGCTCCATGCTCCCTGTATCACATGTTGACTTTCATAATTCTAAGGCACACTATCATATATTCAAGAGATGACATACATTCTAAAggaacaacaagaaaattgcaaGAAAAGGGATTAAATGgttacaagaaaagaaaaaggaacacTGCTAAAATTTGAACAACACTTTGTTGGGTAAGCGGACTCGCAATTCCCGCAACGTGTATCAATCACAAACACAAACAGGGATTAAATGTAAAGCGTTGGGTAGTACAAGTAGAGTACAACATACAAATTACTGAACAGATTTGTGGTTCTTCATAAGGAACACCTACTAACCAGTATGATGGCATCCGAGGTGTAATATGATGATGTTCAAGGTGTTCACGGCGCCTTCAACATTATCATATTGCACTTTGAAACATCAATTGATAGAGTAGGACAAGTTACAAGATTTGTATTACAATACTAATAGACCTATTCAAACTCTGCATATTCCTTAATTAAAACAACACCTAAAAGCAACTTTTCCACATTATACTATTACCAACTTGACCATTTTTAGAGAATTCCTCGTTCTGATTTGTCAAGTAATTGGGCATTACAAAATGATAAACACATTCAtcaatctttctaaaacatcaAATATGGTATTCCTATAACTTTCTTTTCCCACCTCCTCTTAACATTTCAATGAAAGAATTTGTGAACATTACCAACAAAAATGGTGCATAAATAACCAGGGAACACAGTAACACAAGGCAGATGTTAACTCTACAAAACAGGCACTGAAATGGGCATTTGCATGGAAACCTCACTAGAAAAGCTTGCATCGGGATTTGCAGATGAGTTTCTGGCAAATGCATACCCTACACCAAGTCCACCAAAATGCAAGGCTGCATTCTCACACCTCTGGAAAACTCTGGCAAGGGATGCGGCCTTTCTCCTAGCGCGCTTTGTACCTGTAAACAACAGAGTCTGAAGCAAACCAGCCAGCGCTGGAGCCTTAAGGACCCTTTCTGTTGCAGCTGTCCCGCCACTTCTGCACAGTTCAAGCAATGCTGCAACTGCATTCTCTTTCCCCCTTGGAGTCCCACACCGCATCATTCCTAATAACCCAGCCACTGCCATTTCCTCCCTCCCTACTGCTTCAGCCCCAATTGGCCGCCTAACAATCAAGGCCAATGCTCCCGCTGCTTCCTCTGCAACCCCCTCAGTTCCCAAGGCCGCTACTAATGCAGTTACAGCCCCTGACGCTACCATTCTGGCACAATTATCTGTGTGGGTTGATAGATTAAATAGAGCCGTTACAGCATCTTTCCTTCCTCTTGGGGTTCCCTCTCTCAACAGCCCTGCCAGGGCTTCAACTGCCCCACCCTCGTCCGCTATTCTCTTCTTATAATCATGAACAGCAGAAAGGCTGAACAATGTCGCAGCTGCATTTTCCCTTGCTTCAGTTGTGTGCCCAAATATCAGAACTTCAACAATCAAACCTAAACACCCTTCCTCATCCATAATTCGGCTTTTGTTCTTGTCATATATTGATAGGTTAAGCATTGCAGTAACAGAATTCTCTTGTGCGACAGAATTTGGAGATGAGAGTAGCTTGAGAAGATGGGGGATTGCCCCAGCTTCTGCTATATAAGCACGGTTTTCCTTCCCTGTTTTTGCTAATAAACGTATCTCACGGGCAGCTACAGTCTTTGCACCCTGTGAACCACTTGCAAGCTGTTGGACGAGAAGCGCTGCTGTGGCTTTGTTGGCTTCAATAGCAGCTTTGGTTGGCAAAGCTGCTGCAAAAGTTTCTACAACACTATCTGGGCTGTCTGGTGGATCCAAGGTGATTCCATAAGCAGTGCACCATTGTGTGATCAAATTCCTGAGAGCTCGATTGGGAACAAGGCGAGGGTGAGCAAGCATCTGCCCTGTCTTTGGGCAACTACAATGCCC is from Vitis riparia cultivar Riparia Gloire de Montpellier isolate 1030 chromosome 10, EGFV_Vit.rip_1.0, whole genome shotgun sequence and encodes:
- the LOC117923827 gene encoding U-box domain-containing protein 17 encodes the protein MASAAIVSSLRRRRSPSLEAFLAPVDLNEVALVRTLATISMDLIFAFSDRPWPFQRKNSRSLIRKIEVFLVLLEFLRDCNLSLPSAAVLCFKELYLLLYRSKILLDYCLQSSKLWLLLQNQSISGHFHDLNQEISTLLDVFPMEELELTEDIREQLELLQKQVRRAKLFLDKNDEGLRLRLYSFLDDFGSGQIPDPVELRLFFVDRLGIRDAKSCRAEIEFLEEQIYSHEGDVEPNVAVLNGFVALTRYCRFLLFGFEESEVEMSIGIKKPRKGLITQEIGDTFITVPKDFCCPISLDVMRDPVIISTGQTYDRTSISRWVEEGHCSCPKTGQMLAHPRLVPNRALRNLITQWCTAYGITLDPPDSPDSVVETFAAALPTKAAIEANKATAALLVQQLASGSQGAKTVAAREIRLLAKTGKENRAYIAEAGAIPHLLKLLSSPNSVAQENSVTAMLNLSIYDKNKSRIMDEEGCLGLIVEVLIFGHTTEARENAAATLFSLSAVHDYKKRIADEGGAVEALAGLLREGTPRGRKDAVTALFNLSTHTDNCARMVASGAVTALVAALGTEGVAEEAAGALALIVRRPIGAEAVGREEMAVAGLLGMMRCGTPRGKENAVAALLELCRSGGTAATERVLKAPALAGLLQTLLFTGTKRARRKAASLARVFQRCENAALHFGGLGVGYAFARNSSANPDASFSSEVSMQMPISVPVL